A single region of the Streptomyces sp. NBC_00425 genome encodes:
- a CDS encoding maleate cis-trans isomerase family protein, with protein sequence MTALGFLYPGHSAEDDYPRIEQLLGSDVRLDLVHTGVGEDAHRVDALRQKGAAERLAEGVGQLRLAGVEAIVWASTSGGFVHGWEGAQEQVRALATSAGTPASSTSFAFVRAAREVGAARVAVAAAYPDDVAALFADFLRAGGVGVTGVHSAGIVTAAEAGAWGEAQVSALARAADSPEAQAVMLPGTALHTAAFLPELEKELGKPVLTANQVTVWEALRLTDRRVNAPGLGALFTREPVVQV encoded by the coding sequence ATGACCGCACTCGGATTCCTCTACCCGGGCCACTCGGCCGAGGACGACTACCCCCGCATCGAGCAGCTCCTGGGCAGCGACGTCCGGCTGGACCTGGTCCACACCGGCGTCGGCGAGGACGCCCACCGGGTCGACGCCCTGCGGCAGAAGGGCGCGGCCGAGCGGCTGGCGGAGGGCGTCGGGCAACTGCGGCTCGCCGGCGTCGAGGCGATCGTGTGGGCGAGCACCAGCGGCGGCTTCGTGCACGGCTGGGAGGGCGCCCAGGAGCAGGTGCGCGCCCTGGCCACCAGTGCCGGAACGCCGGCCTCCTCGACCTCCTTCGCCTTCGTGCGGGCGGCCCGGGAGGTCGGGGCCGCACGCGTCGCCGTCGCGGCGGCCTACCCGGACGACGTGGCCGCCCTCTTCGCCGACTTCCTCCGGGCGGGCGGCGTCGGGGTGACCGGCGTCCACAGCGCCGGGATCGTCACGGCGGCCGAGGCCGGCGCCTGGGGGGAGGCGCAGGTGTCAGCCCTCGCGCGGGCGGCCGACTCCCCCGAGGCGCAGGCGGTCATGCTGCCCGGCACCGCCCTGCACACGGCCGCGTTCCTGCCGGAGCTGGAGAAGGAGCTCGGCAAGCCGGTCCTCACCGCCAACCAGGTCACCGTGTGGGAGGCGCTGCGCCTCACCGACCGGCGGGTGAACGCGCCGGGGCTCGGCGCCCTGTTCACCCGGGAGCCCGTCGTGCAGGTGTGA
- a CDS encoding putative bifunctional diguanylate cyclase/phosphodiesterase: MSGTSEGPTPAADLDRSAVTESDINSTSGGPAAYRSVFAAAPLAMAVVDGEGRIVDANGALGALLGGGSAPLVGRVASDLLDLASDARIRHAYREVLRGRRAKLRCTRRLKQPDGHALWAQVTVSPLEAQTPGAQTPGVLLSVADVSAHRDLQARLRHLQMHDPVTRLANRTLFFERVSAALEAEAYEQSGTGRIGLCYLDLDGFKAVNDTLGHRVGDRLLAAVAERLNGCAEEAGRTRPSVPLVARLGGDEFALLVEDSTGTDQLADLAESVLKALQAPFDLAGHRLNVSASIGVVERAAAGTTATGLMQAADTTLYWAKVDGKGRWTLFDPERNAHLMTRQALASTLRPAIERGEFRLDYQPLVGMSDGRLRGVEALVRWDHPRFGLLSPNRFVALAEEDGSIVPLGQWVLATACRQARQWQLDNPDDPPLFVSVNVAVRQVWDSDLVADVAEILAETGLAPHLLQLELTESAVMGSAGRPLQALQALSDMGVGIAIDDFGTGYSNLAYLSRLPVSVLKLDGSFVRGFQYESDKEGTTPPNPADQVVVEAMIDLAHRLGLTVTAECVETSAQATRLRSIGCDTGQGWLYSRPVSPDRISELRGTAESYAVGNP, encoded by the coding sequence GTGAGCGGAACGTCCGAAGGGCCGACGCCCGCGGCAGACCTCGACCGGTCAGCCGTCACAGAGAGTGACATCAACAGTACGAGCGGCGGGCCTGCGGCCTACCGGTCCGTCTTCGCGGCGGCACCGCTCGCCATGGCCGTCGTCGACGGCGAGGGGCGGATCGTCGACGCCAACGGCGCGCTCGGCGCGTTGCTCGGCGGCGGCAGCGCCCCGCTGGTCGGCAGGGTCGCCTCCGACCTGCTGGACCTGGCCTCCGACGCCCGGATCCGGCACGCCTACCGCGAGGTCCTGCGCGGCCGCCGGGCCAAGCTGCGCTGCACCCGGCGACTGAAGCAGCCCGACGGGCACGCGCTGTGGGCGCAGGTCACCGTCTCGCCGCTGGAGGCGCAGACGCCGGGGGCGCAGACGCCCGGGGTGCTGCTGTCCGTGGCCGACGTCAGCGCACACCGCGACCTGCAGGCGCGACTGCGGCACCTGCAGATGCACGACCCGGTGACCCGGCTGGCCAACCGCACGCTGTTCTTCGAGCGGGTGTCGGCCGCCCTGGAGGCGGAGGCGTACGAACAGAGCGGCACCGGCCGGATCGGCCTGTGCTACCTGGACCTGGACGGCTTCAAGGCGGTCAACGACACCCTCGGCCACCGGGTGGGCGACCGTCTGCTGGCCGCCGTCGCCGAGCGGCTGAACGGGTGCGCCGAGGAGGCCGGGCGGACCAGGCCGAGCGTGCCGCTGGTGGCCCGGCTCGGCGGGGACGAGTTCGCCCTGCTGGTGGAGGACTCCACCGGCACGGACCAGCTCGCCGACCTCGCCGAGTCCGTGCTCAAGGCGCTCCAGGCCCCCTTCGACCTGGCCGGACACCGGCTGAACGTGTCCGCGTCGATCGGGGTGGTGGAGCGGGCCGCGGCCGGCACCACCGCAACCGGTCTGATGCAGGCCGCCGACACCACGCTGTACTGGGCGAAGGTGGACGGCAAGGGCCGCTGGACGCTGTTCGACCCCGAGCGCAACGCCCATCTGATGACCCGGCAGGCGCTGGCCTCCACGCTGCGTCCCGCCATCGAGCGCGGCGAGTTCCGGCTCGACTACCAGCCCCTGGTCGGCATGTCGGACGGCCGGCTGCGCGGCGTGGAGGCGCTGGTCCGCTGGGATCACCCGCGGTTCGGGCTGCTGTCGCCGAATCGGTTCGTCGCGCTGGCCGAGGAGGACGGCTCGATCGTCCCGCTCGGCCAATGGGTTCTGGCCACCGCCTGCCGCCAGGCACGGCAGTGGCAACTGGACAATCCGGACGATCCACCGCTGTTCGTCAGCGTCAACGTGGCGGTGCGTCAGGTGTGGGACTCCGACCTGGTGGCGGACGTGGCGGAGATCCTCGCCGAGACCGGGCTCGCGCCGCACCTGCTCCAGCTGGAGCTGACCGAGTCGGCGGTGATGGGCTCGGCGGGACGGCCGTTGCAGGCGTTGCAGGCGCTCAGCGACATGGGCGTGGGCATCGCGATCGACGACTTCGGCACCGGCTACTCCAACCTCGCCTATCTGAGCCGGCTGCCGGTGTCGGTGCTGAAGCTGGACGGCTCCTTCGTGCGCGGCTTCCAGTACGAGAGCGACAAGGAGGGAACCACCCCGCCGAACCCGGCCGACCAGGTCGTCGTCGAGGCGATGATCGACCTCGCCCACCGGCTGGGGCTGACCGTCACGGCCGAGTGCGTGGAGACGTCCGCGCAGGCGACCCGGCTGCGCAGCATCGGCTGCGACACCGGGCAGGGCTGGCTGTACTCCCGCCCGGTGTCGCCGGACCGCATCTCCGAGCTGCGCGGGACCGCCGAGTCCTACGCGGTCGGCAACCCGTAG
- a CDS encoding LLM class flavin-dependent oxidoreductase, with amino-acid sequence MRGTARGSAPTPLSVLDLVTVGSGSTAADALRTSVGLARFAESRGFHRYWVAEHHSMPGVASSSPAVILAHLAAHTDRIRLGSGGVMLPNHAPLVIAEQFGTLEALAPRRVDLGLGRAPGTDGGTAAALRRTATLHEGADDFPEQLAELTRFLDDDFPDGHPYRRVHAIPGPVQGTSPGGVQSAHRPPIWLLGSSGFSARLAGVLGLPFAFAHHFSAQNTVPALDLYRASFRPSAVLAEPYALIGVSVLAADDEREARRQVLATGVNMVRLRSGRPGLFPSPEEAQAHRLGPLEREFVDSWTANIIHGTADEVRTGLDDLHKRTGADELMLTSHAHRGALRLRSYELVADAYGLPTA; translated from the coding sequence ATCCGCGGCACGGCACGGGGCAGCGCCCCGACCCCCCTGTCCGTACTGGACCTGGTCACCGTCGGCTCCGGCAGCACCGCCGCCGACGCCCTGCGCACCAGCGTCGGCCTCGCGCGGTTCGCGGAGTCGCGCGGCTTCCACCGCTACTGGGTCGCCGAGCACCACTCGATGCCCGGCGTCGCCTCGTCCTCGCCCGCGGTGATCCTCGCCCATCTCGCCGCCCACACCGACCGCATCCGGCTCGGCTCCGGCGGCGTGATGCTGCCCAACCACGCGCCCCTCGTCATCGCCGAGCAGTTCGGCACCCTGGAGGCGCTGGCCCCCCGCCGCGTCGACCTCGGCCTCGGCCGCGCCCCCGGCACCGACGGAGGCACCGCGGCCGCTCTCCGCCGCACCGCCACCCTGCACGAGGGCGCCGACGACTTCCCCGAGCAGCTCGCCGAGCTCACCCGCTTCCTGGACGACGACTTCCCCGACGGCCATCCCTACCGCAGGGTGCACGCCATCCCCGGCCCGGTCCAGGGCACGTCCCCCGGCGGAGTGCAGTCGGCGCACCGGCCGCCGATCTGGCTGCTCGGCTCCTCCGGCTTCAGCGCCCGTCTGGCCGGTGTGCTCGGTCTGCCCTTCGCCTTCGCGCACCACTTCTCCGCGCAGAACACCGTGCCGGCCCTCGACCTGTACCGGGCGTCGTTCCGGCCCTCCGCGGTGCTCGCCGAGCCGTACGCGCTGATCGGCGTCTCCGTGCTGGCCGCCGACGACGAACGCGAGGCCCGACGCCAGGTGCTGGCCACCGGCGTCAACATGGTCCGGCTGCGCAGCGGCCGCCCCGGCCTGTTCCCCTCCCCCGAGGAGGCGCAGGCGCACCGGCTCGGCCCGCTGGAGCGCGAGTTCGTCGACTCCTGGACGGCGAACATCATCCACGGCACCGCCGACGAGGTCCGCACCGGCCTCGACGACCTGCACAAGCGCACCGGCGCCGACGAGCTGATGCTCACCAGCCACGCCCACCGCGGCGCCCTGCGGTTGCGCTCCTACGAACTCGTCGCGGACGCCTACGGGTTGCCGACCGCGTAG
- a CDS encoding tetratricopeptide repeat protein produces the protein MASSTVTPARPDRPARPNSVFRQLRGQRSPAEFAALVRRAAREIGERVSCDARYIGRVEAGEIRCPNYAYERVFLHMFPGRTLADLGFAPRSSVRGRGARGTEDAPRAHPAEPARATGDERHTDETRRAHEPYDKQDPYDMHHDHEESDVLRRAFMTGGGATMAAATLGPFVLAHGASAAARRSRRAGSSEAGALEEAVRRIRLLDDRHGADGLYRRAAAPLRAAFALLDAGTTRQTTADRLHSGAGELAISVGWLAHDSGRFDDARSHYAEALATARVTGDDALEAHAFCNTAFLARDAGRPREAVRAAQAAQRVARPLGSPRLMSLLALREAGGWAGLADRTGCEQALVRAQALYDRGRCDHDPEWMSFYGEAELEGLTAQCWSALGDWPRAARHARRAADLQDPHFTRNIALYTAELADDLARGGRPDEAAVAGLRVLDLLDQVQSSRIQTMLAGTARVLLPHRRAGGVSAFLERHASTPRKV, from the coding sequence ATGGCGTCGTCAACGGTGACCCCAGCTCGGCCCGACCGGCCGGCACGGCCCAACTCCGTCTTCCGGCAGCTGCGCGGACAGCGCTCGCCGGCCGAGTTCGCCGCGCTCGTACGGCGGGCAGCGCGCGAGATCGGCGAGCGGGTCAGCTGTGACGCGCGCTACATCGGGCGGGTCGAGGCGGGCGAGATCCGCTGCCCCAACTACGCCTACGAGCGGGTGTTCCTGCACATGTTCCCCGGCCGCACACTCGCCGATCTGGGGTTCGCGCCCCGCTCGTCCGTTCGCGGCCGAGGGGCGCGCGGCACCGAGGACGCCCCCCGCGCTCACCCCGCGGAACCGGCGCGCGCCACCGGTGACGAGCGGCACACGGATGAGACGCGCCGGGCGCACGAACCGTATGACAAGCAGGACCCGTACGACATGCACCACGACCACGAGGAGAGCGACGTGCTGCGTCGCGCATTCATGACCGGCGGAGGCGCCACCATGGCCGCCGCCACGCTGGGCCCCTTCGTCCTCGCCCACGGCGCTTCGGCGGCGGCCCGCCGGAGCCGGCGCGCGGGATCGAGCGAGGCGGGCGCACTCGAAGAAGCGGTCCGCAGAATCCGGCTGCTGGACGACCGGCACGGGGCCGACGGCCTCTACCGGCGCGCGGCCGCTCCGCTGCGCGCCGCCTTCGCGCTGCTGGACGCCGGGACCACCCGTCAGACGACGGCCGACCGGCTCCACTCGGGCGCCGGGGAGCTCGCCATCTCGGTGGGCTGGCTGGCGCACGACTCGGGCCGGTTCGACGACGCGCGCTCGCACTACGCCGAGGCCCTGGCGACCGCCCGGGTGACCGGGGACGACGCGCTGGAGGCGCACGCCTTCTGCAACACGGCGTTCCTCGCGCGGGACGCGGGCCGCCCCCGCGAGGCCGTCCGCGCCGCCCAGGCCGCCCAGCGCGTCGCCCGCCCGCTGGGCTCGCCCCGGCTGATGTCGCTGCTGGCGCTGCGCGAGGCGGGCGGCTGGGCGGGGCTCGCCGACCGGACCGGCTGCGAGCAGGCCCTCGTCCGCGCACAGGCCCTCTACGACCGCGGCCGCTGCGACCACGACCCCGAGTGGATGAGCTTCTACGGCGAGGCCGAGCTGGAGGGGCTCACCGCGCAGTGCTGGTCGGCGCTCGGCGACTGGCCGCGCGCGGCCCGGCACGCGAGACGGGCCGCGGACCTCCAGGACCCGCACTTCACCCGGAACATCGCCCTGTACACGGCCGAGCTGGCGGACGACCTCGCGCGCGGGGGGCGTCCCGACGAGGCCGCGGTGGCCGGACTGCGGGTCCTGGATCTGCTGGACCAGGTCCAGTCGTCACGGATCCAGACCATGCTGGCGGGGACGGCGCGGGTGTTGCTGCCGCACCGGAGGGCGGGCGGTGTCTCCGCGTTCCTGGAGCGGCACGCCTCGACGCCGCGGAAGGTGTGA
- a CDS encoding bifunctional DNA primase/polymerase, giving the protein MSSAYDEALGVTPDGAAWLASAGTYPRSTLALWEERPQAPVVLPCGAVFDVVSAPAMFGRAMLDRLWGEGPGSGPVAAFRGRTLLFAAPGTAQRLPSLLEWEEWSAEGRRDGRAATVPPLLCHGTGDAVTVPALVPSDPGCGTRWMVAPDTRHPWLPGPDILLWAAVRAARSAVRISISPPPDQDAKVYDVSRRR; this is encoded by the coding sequence ATGAGCAGCGCATACGACGAAGCCCTCGGCGTCACCCCGGACGGCGCCGCCTGGCTGGCCTCCGCCGGAACGTATCCGCGCAGCACGCTCGCCCTCTGGGAGGAGCGGCCGCAGGCGCCGGTGGTCCTGCCGTGCGGCGCGGTGTTCGACGTCGTCAGCGCGCCGGCGATGTTCGGGCGGGCGATGCTCGACCGGTTGTGGGGCGAAGGGCCGGGCTCCGGGCCGGTGGCCGCGTTCCGCGGCCGGACGCTGCTGTTCGCGGCGCCCGGCACGGCCCAGCGGCTGCCCTCGCTGCTGGAGTGGGAGGAGTGGAGCGCCGAAGGCCGCCGGGACGGCCGTGCCGCGACCGTGCCGCCCCTGCTGTGCCACGGCACCGGCGACGCGGTGACGGTGCCCGCGCTGGTGCCGTCCGATCCGGGGTGCGGCACCCGCTGGATGGTCGCCCCGGACACCCGCCACCCCTGGCTTCCGGGGCCCGACATCCTGCTGTGGGCGGCGGTGCGGGCGGCCCGTTCGGCCGTGCGCATATCGATTTCTCCTCCCCCCGACCAGGATGCTAAGGTCTACGACGTCAGCAGGCGCCGCTAG
- a CDS encoding phosphatase PAP2 family protein, with protein sequence MPQTETPGTEAAPRTRLRWWTELPLLVLVYLCYSAGRLLARGDVSTAVDHGLAILRVEKVFYLNAEHPLNRLFTAHAWIGVPADFWYASLHYLVTPAILVWLFRSRTLHYRAARTWLMASTFIGLIGFTLMPTCPPRLLSAGHGFVDTMAQYSSYGWWGGEASAPRGMGGMTNQYAAMPSLHVGWALWCGVMLWRHGGTRLAKTAGVVYPLVTTLVVMGTANHYFLDAAAGAAVMGVGLLLAPWAMRAADRARVWFASRVPALAPALPADSPAPSASVVSGGCQTSPGERIPRQRESRLRPGVEPDATPSEAGDGAPAAAR encoded by the coding sequence ATGCCGCAGACCGAGACACCAGGCACCGAGGCGGCCCCGCGGACACGGCTGCGCTGGTGGACCGAGCTGCCCCTGCTGGTGCTGGTGTACCTCTGCTACTCGGCGGGCCGGCTGCTCGCGCGCGGTGACGTCTCCACCGCCGTCGACCACGGTCTGGCGATCCTGCGCGTCGAGAAGGTGTTCTACCTCAACGCCGAACACCCGCTGAACCGACTGTTCACGGCCCACGCCTGGATCGGCGTGCCGGCCGACTTCTGGTACGCGTCGCTGCACTACCTGGTCACCCCCGCGATCCTGGTCTGGCTGTTCCGGTCGCGGACGCTGCACTACCGGGCGGCCCGCACCTGGCTGATGGCGTCCACCTTCATCGGCCTCATCGGCTTCACGCTGATGCCCACCTGCCCGCCGCGGCTGCTGTCGGCCGGGCACGGCTTCGTGGACACGATGGCCCAGTACAGCTCGTACGGCTGGTGGGGCGGCGAGGCGAGCGCACCGCGCGGCATGGGCGGCATGACCAACCAGTACGCGGCCATGCCGAGCCTGCACGTGGGCTGGGCCCTGTGGTGCGGTGTGATGCTGTGGCGCCACGGCGGCACACGCCTGGCGAAGACGGCGGGCGTCGTCTACCCGCTGGTGACCACCCTCGTGGTGATGGGCACCGCCAACCACTACTTCCTCGACGCGGCCGCCGGCGCGGCCGTGATGGGCGTCGGACTGCTGCTGGCGCCGTGGGCGATGCGCGCCGCGGACCGGGCCCGGGTGTGGTTCGCCTCCCGCGTCCCGGCGCTCGCCCCGGCTCTCCCGGCGGACTCTCCCGCCCCTTCGGCCTCGGTTGTCAGTGGCGGATGCCAGACTTCCCCGGGTGAGCGAATTCCACGGCAGCGCGAGTCACGGCTCCGCCCCGGAGTCGAACCGGACGCCACCCCCTCGGAAGCTGGGGACGGCGCTCCGGCAGCGGCTCGCTGA
- a CDS encoding AAA family ATPase, with protein sequence MTAEAALDPGTAAARATDAILRDTLHSTARGVVVDSPPGAGKSTLVVRAALELADAGRSLMVVAQTNAQVDDLVLRLAEKSPELPVGRLHSSDADPYDKALERLPNVRKSAKAAELAGLPVVISTAAKWAHVKTDEPWRHAIVDEAYQMRSDGLLAVAGLFERALFVGDPGQLDPFSIVGGEQWAGLSYDPSASAVSTLLAHNPELPQHRLPVSWRLPASAAPLVSAAFYPYTPFRSGTGHGDRRLSFAVPSDGSGADRVIDEAAESGWGLLELPARHTPRTDPEAVRAVAMVVRRLLDRGGAAVSERSPDPTPLTADRVAVGTAHRDQAAAVRAALAELGVGEVTVDTANRLQGMEFDVTVILHPLSGRPDATAFHLETGRLCVLASRHRHACVVVCRAGVDDLLDEYPSTEPVQLGTLVKFPDGWEANHAMLAHLGEHRVAWKP encoded by the coding sequence GTGACCGCCGAGGCCGCTCTCGACCCCGGTACCGCCGCCGCCCGTGCCACCGACGCGATCCTGCGCGACACCCTGCACTCCACCGCGCGCGGGGTCGTCGTGGACTCCCCGCCGGGGGCCGGCAAGTCCACGCTCGTCGTCCGGGCGGCGCTCGAACTGGCCGACGCGGGGCGGTCGTTGATGGTGGTCGCGCAGACCAACGCGCAGGTGGACGACCTGGTGCTGCGGCTCGCCGAGAAGAGCCCCGAGCTGCCGGTGGGCCGACTGCACAGCAGTGACGCCGACCCGTACGACAAGGCGCTGGAGCGGCTGCCGAACGTGCGGAAGTCGGCGAAGGCGGCGGAGCTGGCCGGGCTGCCGGTGGTGATCTCCACCGCCGCGAAGTGGGCGCACGTGAAGACCGACGAGCCGTGGCGGCACGCGATCGTGGACGAGGCGTACCAGATGCGGTCGGACGGGCTGCTGGCCGTGGCCGGGCTGTTCGAGCGGGCGCTGTTCGTGGGCGACCCCGGGCAGCTGGACCCGTTCTCGATCGTCGGCGGCGAACAGTGGGCGGGGCTGTCGTACGACCCGTCGGCGTCGGCGGTCAGCACCCTCCTCGCGCACAACCCGGAGCTGCCGCAGCACCGGCTGCCGGTGTCCTGGCGGCTCCCGGCGTCGGCCGCGCCGCTGGTCTCCGCCGCGTTCTACCCGTACACGCCGTTCCGCAGCGGCACCGGGCACGGCGACCGCCGTCTCTCCTTCGCCGTACCGTCGGACGGCTCCGGCGCCGACCGGGTGATCGACGAGGCGGCGGAGTCCGGCTGGGGCCTGCTGGAGCTGCCCGCCCGGCACACCCCCCGCACCGACCCGGAGGCGGTGCGGGCGGTCGCCATGGTGGTGCGGCGGCTGCTGGACCGGGGCGGCGCCGCCGTCTCGGAGCGCTCCCCCGACCCGACCCCGTTGACGGCCGACCGGGTGGCGGTCGGCACGGCGCACCGCGACCAGGCGGCGGCGGTGCGCGCGGCCCTGGCGGAGCTGGGCGTCGGGGAGGTGACGGTGGACACCGCGAACCGGCTGCAGGGCATGGAGTTCGACGTCACGGTGATCCTGCACCCGCTCTCCGGCCGCCCCGACGCCACCGCCTTCCATCTGGAGACCGGCCGGCTGTGCGTGCTCGCCTCCCGCCACCGGCACGCGTGCGTGGTGGTGTGCCGGGCGGGCGTCGACGACCTGCTGGACGAGTACCCGTCGACGGAACCGGTGCAGCTGGGCACCCTCGTGAAGTTCCCGGACGGCTGGGAGGCCAACCACGCGATGCTGGCGCATCTCGGGGAACATCGGGTCGCCTGGAAGCCTTGA
- a CDS encoding histidine phosphatase family protein produces the protein MAPRILLARHGQTEWSLSGKHTGRTDVPLLEEGRRGAELLGERLHRPPFDGLAGAEIRTSPLVRARETCALAGFGERAEVWDTLMEWHYGAYEGMTPAQIQAVRPGWLIWRDGVPEGETLDEVTARADEVVAWARSADRDVLVFAHGHILRSIGARWLGLPLDFAARIRLNPTSVSVLGWAYGEPAIESWNDLGHLV, from the coding sequence ATGGCACCGCGCATTCTGCTGGCCCGGCACGGGCAGACGGAGTGGTCGCTGTCCGGCAAGCACACCGGCAGGACCGACGTGCCCCTCCTGGAGGAGGGCCGCCGGGGCGCCGAGCTGCTGGGGGAGCGGCTGCACCGGCCGCCCTTCGACGGCCTCGCCGGCGCCGAGATACGCACCAGCCCGCTGGTCCGCGCGCGGGAGACGTGCGCACTCGCCGGCTTCGGGGAGCGGGCCGAGGTCTGGGACACCCTGATGGAGTGGCACTACGGCGCCTACGAGGGGATGACCCCCGCGCAGATCCAGGCCGTCCGGCCCGGGTGGCTCATCTGGCGCGACGGCGTCCCCGAGGGGGAGACCCTGGACGAGGTGACGGCCCGCGCGGACGAGGTCGTCGCCTGGGCCCGCTCGGCCGACCGGGACGTGCTGGTCTTCGCCCACGGGCACATCCTCCGTTCCATCGGGGCACGCTGGCTGGGTCTGCCGCTGGACTTCGCGGCGCGGATCCGTCTGAACCCGACGTCGGTGTCGGTCCTGGGCTGGGCCTACGGCGAGCCGGCGATCGAGAGCTGGAACGACCTCGGTCACCTCGTCTGA
- a CDS encoding M6 family metalloprotease domain-containing protein, whose protein sequence is MSREPLPEVSVPRLPRPVRLLPRPRLRSTAAVFTTLTALAATSLIGNPSVAEPFSAEPCALARTTAHHSEGLATWNAAYPRPARSLDAVMVFLSFPDWTPLTSPAELAADHFPATSRFFEQASYGRFSLRSHPLKQWIRMPKPSAAYAIRRDWSPEGRAAYLHDALAAADPHVDFSRYDVVYFVADPDAPGVDSDATKVVNLDDPLHADGTDIRRVVTVFEKHPPDRLVLAHETGHVFDLPDLYHRPVDGKGDWDTYVGDWDLMGSQFGLAPDLFAWHKWKLGWLDPRQVLCLRSPGPTRLTLEPVGAGPGAASARALGEPAPGSGEPAARTLGAPAPGPGEPDGRTLGAPAPAPVQPAPAPVRSAPVRSAPVPGGGARLAVVRTGPDSALAFEARGPVGNDRAACRAGILVYRVSSAARSGRGPVEVLDAHPRTEACWENSVYPPLADAPVALGESFTVPDDGVRVDVESRSASGAWTLTITPGKKL, encoded by the coding sequence GTGTCCCGTGAACCGCTCCCGGAGGTCTCTGTGCCGCGACTGCCGCGACCCGTGCGCCTGCTCCCGCGCCCCCGACTTCGCAGTACCGCGGCCGTGTTCACCACCCTCACGGCGCTCGCCGCGACCTCCCTGATCGGCAACCCCTCGGTGGCCGAACCCTTCTCCGCCGAGCCCTGCGCCCTGGCCCGCACCACGGCCCACCACTCGGAGGGCCTGGCCACCTGGAACGCCGCCTACCCCCGTCCGGCCCGCTCGCTGGACGCGGTGATGGTGTTCCTGTCCTTCCCCGACTGGACCCCCCTGACCTCCCCCGCGGAACTGGCCGCCGACCACTTCCCGGCCACCAGCCGCTTCTTCGAGCAGGCGTCGTACGGCAGATTCAGCCTGCGCTCCCATCCGCTGAAACAGTGGATCCGCATGCCGAAGCCGTCCGCCGCCTACGCCATACGGCGTGACTGGAGCCCCGAGGGCCGGGCCGCCTACCTGCACGACGCCCTGGCCGCCGCCGACCCCCACGTCGACTTCTCCCGCTACGACGTCGTCTACTTCGTGGCCGATCCGGACGCCCCCGGCGTCGACTCGGACGCCACGAAGGTCGTCAACCTGGACGACCCGCTGCACGCCGACGGCACCGACATCCGCCGGGTCGTCACCGTGTTCGAGAAGCACCCCCCGGACCGGCTCGTCCTCGCCCACGAGACCGGCCATGTCTTCGACCTGCCCGACCTCTACCACCGCCCCGTCGACGGCAAGGGCGACTGGGACACCTATGTCGGCGACTGGGACCTGATGGGCAGCCAGTTCGGGCTCGCCCCCGACCTGTTCGCCTGGCACAAGTGGAAGCTGGGCTGGCTGGATCCGCGCCAGGTGCTGTGCCTGCGGAGTCCCGGCCCGACCCGGCTGACGCTGGAGCCGGTCGGCGCCGGACCGGGTGCGGCGTCCGCACGAGCCCTCGGGGAACCGGCTCCCGGGTCCGGGGAACCGGCCGCGCGAACCCTCGGGGCGCCGGCTCCCGGGCCCGGCGAACCGGACGGGCGAACCCTCGGGGCGCCGGCTCCGGCCCCGGTGCAGCCGGCTCCCGCCCCGGTGCGGTCGGCCCCCGTGCGGTCGGCCCCCGTGCCCGGCGGCGGCGCCAGGCTCGCGGTGGTCCGCACCGGCCCCGACAGCGCGCTCGCCTTCGAGGCACGCGGCCCGGTGGGCAACGACCGCGCCGCCTGCCGCGCCGGCATCCTCGTCTACCGCGTCAGCAGCGCCGCCCGGTCGGGCCGCGGACCGGTCGAGGTGCTCGATGCCCACCCGCGCACCGAGGCCTGCTGGGAGAACTCCGTCTATCCGCCGCTCGCCGACGCCCCGGTCGCCCTCGGCGAGAGCTTCACCGTCCCGGACGACGGCGTCCGCGTGGACGTGGAGAGCCGCTCGGCTTCGGGGGCCTGGACGTTGACGATCACCCCCGGGAAGAAGCTGTGA